TGGAAACTATCCTGCAAGGAATTGCAGCATTTTACGCCTGGTGTGCCAGGGTCGGCAGGGTCAGCGGGGAACTGGCGGAAACGGTTCGGCAGGAGTGTTCCCTGCTTGATTTTTACCGGCAACGAATCGAAGACTTCTGGGCCATCGAGGGGGATGGCTATCTCGCCTGGGAGCGGGCCTGCACACTGAAGGAATAGAAAAAATTCAAGGTTCACGATTCAAGGTTCAAGGCTTCCCCTGGAGTCCGAATACTGATACCTTGCAAACGCGATGACCAAACCCTCCCCCAAAATACGCGCCGCCCGTTTCTCCATCGCCACCGCAGCTGCGCTTGCGACTCTCAAACTGGCCACCGGCCTGGCAACCGGGTCATTGGCGGTGATCTCTTCGGCGATCGACTCCCTGATCGACATTCTGATGTCGGGCGTCAATTATCTCGGCATCCGCCAGGCGGACCAACCTGCCGATTCCAGACATCCTTTCGGCCACGGCAAGTTCGAGACGATGGCCACGCTGACCCAGTCGCTGCTGATCGCCCTTTCCGGCGGCTGGATCATTTTTGAATCCGTCCGGCGACTGCTCCAGGGTGCAGCCCTGGCCCGCCTCGGCGAGGGGATGGCGGTACTGCTGCTGAGCGCCACCGTCTCCTGGGTGCTCGCCCGTTTCCTGCGCCGGGTCGCCCGCGAAACTGATTCTTCGGCGCTGCAGGCCGATGCGCTGCACTTCGCCATGGACGTCTATACCAACCTGGCGCTGGTGATCGGCCTGGGGGCCATCACCTTCTTCGACCTGCCGTGGCTCGACCCCGTACTCTCCCTGCTGGTGGCCCTCTACATTCTCTACGAAGCCATTCGACTGGTCCGCCACAGCCTGCGCGACGTCCTCGACGAGCAGTTGCCCGAGACCATACGCAAGGAGGTGGAACAGTTGATCCGCGCCC
This window of the Desulfuromonadales bacterium genome carries:
- a CDS encoding cation diffusion facilitator family transporter, with the translated sequence MTKPSPKIRAARFSIATAAALATLKLATGLATGSLAVISSAIDSLIDILMSGVNYLGIRQADQPADSRHPFGHGKFETMATLTQSLLIALSGGWIIFESVRRLLQGAALARLGEGMAVLLLSATVSWVLARFLRRVARETDSSALQADALHFAMDVYTNLALVIGLGAITFFDLPWLDPVLSLLVALYILYEAIRLVRHSLRDVLDEQLPETIRKEVEQLIRAHHEHLLDFHNLRTRRAGSQKIMDFHLTVCKHLSVEEAHAIADHLEKRIKQQIPGADVTIHIEPCLRPDCPGIAQCPVEKTRLEEPDSEAEKQME